One Pseudomonas sp. MH9.2 DNA segment encodes these proteins:
- the glgB gene encoding 1,4-alpha-glucan branching protein GlgB, giving the protein MNAPKENGRGISGLLPGAADMDALIRAEHHDPFSMLGPRDDGAGGQFIRAYLPDALSVKVLSREGEQELGTLEMSEVPGFFARHFPRAQPYLLKINWAGGEQITEDPYSFGPLLGEMDLYLFAEGNHRDLSSCLGAQVKNVDGIDGVRFSVWAPNARRVSVVGGFNNWDGRRHPMRLRHPAGVWEIFIPRLKPGEAYKYEILGANGILPLKADPMALATQLPPDTASVVAAPLQFDWQDNGWMQSRGERHVASAPLSIYELHAGSWQLDHSDEFVVRQYNWHELGERLIPYIKELGFTHIELMPIMEHPFGGSWGYQPLSQFAPTARFGSPDDFAAFVNACHQADIGVILDWVPAHFPTDAHGLAQFDGTALYEYGNPQEGFHQDWDTLIYNLGRTEVHGFMLASALHWLKHFHVDGLRVDAVASMLYRDYSRKAGEWVPNRHGGRENLEAIDFLRHLNDVVVLEVPGAMVIAEESTAWPGVSQSTQQGGLGFSYKWNMGWMHDTLHYMQQDPIHRAHHHGELSFGLIYAWSEKFILPISHDEVVHGKHSLIDKMPGDRWQKFANLRAYLAFMWTHPGKKLLFMGCEFGQWREWNHDEQLDWYLLQYAEHIGVKKLVSDLNRIYREVPALHEQDCVPQGFQWVIGDDAANSVFAWLRWSKEGDPVLVVANLTPVPRERYRIGVPFAGLWTELLNSDASTYAGSNVGNGGGVQTDDSKSHGMPVSLALNLPPLGVLILRPKLD; this is encoded by the coding sequence ATGAATGCACCTAAGGAAAACGGCAGGGGCATATCGGGATTGCTGCCCGGGGCCGCCGATATGGATGCGTTGATCCGCGCCGAACATCATGACCCATTCTCCATGCTTGGCCCCCGTGACGATGGTGCGGGCGGGCAGTTTATCCGTGCGTACCTGCCCGACGCGTTAAGTGTGAAAGTGCTGTCGCGTGAGGGTGAGCAGGAGCTGGGGACCCTTGAAATGAGCGAGGTACCGGGTTTTTTCGCTAGACACTTTCCTCGCGCGCAGCCTTACTTATTGAAAATTAACTGGGCTGGCGGTGAGCAAATCACCGAAGACCCTTACAGCTTCGGCCCTTTGTTGGGCGAGATGGACCTGTATTTGTTCGCCGAAGGCAATCACCGGGACCTGAGCAGTTGCTTGGGGGCGCAGGTCAAGAATGTCGACGGCATCGACGGTGTGCGCTTTTCTGTATGGGCACCCAATGCGCGGCGCGTGTCGGTGGTCGGCGGTTTCAATAATTGGGACGGTCGTCGTCATCCAATGCGCTTGCGTCACCCCGCAGGGGTTTGGGAAATATTCATTCCCCGGCTCAAGCCCGGCGAAGCGTACAAATATGAAATTCTGGGCGCCAATGGAATTCTGCCACTCAAGGCCGACCCTATGGCTTTGGCCACCCAATTGCCGCCAGACACGGCGTCGGTGGTGGCAGCACCGTTGCAATTCGACTGGCAAGACAATGGCTGGATGCAATCGCGGGGCGAGCGTCACGTGGCGAGCGCGCCATTGTCGATCTATGAGTTGCATGCGGGGTCCTGGCAGCTCGATCACAGCGATGAATTTGTTGTTCGTCAATACAACTGGCACGAACTGGGCGAGCGCCTTATTCCCTATATCAAGGAGCTGGGCTTTACCCATATCGAACTGATGCCAATCATGGAGCATCCGTTTGGCGGCTCTTGGGGTTATCAACCGCTTTCGCAGTTTGCCCCGACGGCTCGTTTCGGCTCGCCAGATGACTTTGCTGCTTTCGTCAACGCTTGCCACCAGGCCGATATCGGCGTGATTCTCGATTGGGTGCCCGCGCATTTCCCCACCGATGCTCACGGTTTGGCGCAATTCGATGGCACTGCGCTTTATGAGTACGGCAATCCGCAGGAAGGTTTCCACCAAGATTGGGACACGCTGATTTACAACCTGGGCCGCACAGAAGTGCATGGTTTTATGCTCGCGTCGGCATTGCATTGGCTCAAGCATTTCCATGTTGATGGCCTGCGTGTGGATGCGGTGGCCTCAATGCTTTACCGCGACTATTCACGCAAAGCGGGGGAATGGGTGCCCAATCGCCATGGCGGTCGAGAAAATCTCGAAGCCATTGATTTCTTGCGCCATCTCAACGACGTGGTAGTACTGGAGGTGCCCGGCGCGATGGTCATCGCCGAAGAATCCACTGCCTGGCCTGGCGTCAGCCAGAGCACGCAGCAAGGCGGTTTGGGCTTTTCCTATAAATGGAACATGGGCTGGATGCACGACACCCTGCATTACATGCAGCAGGACCCTATCCACCGCGCCCATCACCATGGGGAGCTGAGTTTCGGCCTGATCTATGCCTGGTCCGAGAAGTTCATCCTGCCGATTTCCCACGATGAAGTGGTGCACGGCAAGCATTCGCTCATTGATAAAATGCCTGGTGACCGTTGGCAGAAGTTCGCCAATTTGCGTGCTTATCTGGCGTTCATGTGGACGCATCCAGGCAAAAAGCTGTTGTTCATGGGCTGTGAGTTTGGCCAATGGCGCGAGTGGAACCACGACGAGCAACTGGATTGGTATTTGTTGCAGTACGCTGAACACATCGGCGTGAAGAAACTGGTGAGCGATCTCAACCGAATTTATCGTGAAGTACCGGCACTTCACGAACAGGATTGCGTGCCTCAGGGGTTTCAATGGGTCATCGGTGATGACGCGGCCAATAGCGTTTTTGCCTGGTTGCGCTGGAGCAAGGAGGGCGATCCGGTGTTGGTCGTCGCTAACCTGACGCCTGTGCCCCGTGAGAGGTATCGCATCGGTGTTCCGTTCGCCGGGTTGTGGACCGAGCTGCTAAACAGCGATGCGAGCACCTATGCGGGTTCTAACGTCGGCAATGGTGGCGGCGTGCAGACCGACGACAGTAAAAGCCATGGAATGCCGGTGTCATTGGCGCTGAACCTGCCGCCTTTGGGTGTGTTGATCCTGCGGCCAAAGCTGGATTGA
- a CDS encoding ABC-F family ATPase → MISTANITMQFGAKPLFENVSVKFSGGNRYGLIGANGCGKSTFMKILGDDLEPSGGQVMLEPNVRLGKLRQDQFAYEEFTVIDTVIMGHEELWKVKAERDRIYSLPEMTEADGMAVAELETEFAEMDGYTAESRAGELLLGLGIGIEQHNGPMSEVSPGWKLRVLLAQALFSNPEVLLLDEPTNHLDINTIRWLENILTQRNSLMIIISHDRHFLNSVCTHMADLDYGELRLFPGNYDEYMTVATQSREQLLSDNAKKKAQINELQSFVSRFSANASKSKQASSRAKQIDKIHLAEVKPSSRVSPFIRFEQNKKLHRQAVIVERMAKGFDGKPLFKDFSFTVEAGERVAIIGPNGIGKTTLLRTLVNELSPDAGTVKWTDAAELGYYAQDHASDFEDEANLFEWMGRWTQGGEQVVRGTLGRMLFSADDILKSVKVISGGEQGRMLFGKLILQKPNVLIMDEPTNHLDMESIEALNLALENYPGTLIFVSHDREFVSSLATRIIELSPSGVVDFSGTYDDYLRSQGVVF, encoded by the coding sequence TTGATCTCCACAGCTAACATCACCATGCAATTCGGCGCAAAACCCTTGTTCGAGAATGTCTCGGTCAAGTTTAGCGGCGGTAACCGTTATGGCCTTATCGGTGCCAACGGTTGCGGCAAGTCTACCTTTATGAAGATCCTCGGCGATGATCTGGAGCCTTCGGGTGGGCAGGTGATGCTGGAGCCGAACGTGCGTCTGGGCAAGTTGCGCCAAGACCAGTTCGCCTACGAAGAATTCACCGTGATCGATACCGTGATCATGGGTCACGAAGAGCTGTGGAAGGTCAAGGCCGAGCGCGACCGCATCTACTCGCTGCCGGAAATGACCGAAGCTGACGGCATGGCCGTGGCTGAGCTGGAAACCGAGTTCGCTGAAATGGACGGCTACACCGCCGAATCCCGCGCTGGCGAGCTGCTGCTGGGCCTGGGTATCGGTATCGAACAACACAACGGTCCGATGAGCGAAGTGTCGCCGGGCTGGAAACTGCGCGTATTGCTGGCGCAGGCATTGTTCTCCAATCCAGAAGTGCTGTTGCTCGACGAACCGACCAACCACTTGGACATCAACACCATCCGCTGGCTGGAAAACATTCTGACCCAGCGCAATAGCCTCATGATCATCATTTCCCACGATAGGCACTTCCTGAACAGTGTCTGCACGCACATGGCCGACCTCGATTACGGCGAACTGCGTCTGTTCCCGGGTAACTATGACGAATACATGACCGTGGCGACCCAGTCCCGCGAGCAATTGCTGTCGGACAACGCCAAGAAGAAAGCGCAGATCAACGAACTGCAATCGTTCGTCAGCCGCTTCTCGGCCAACGCCTCGAAATCCAAGCAGGCCAGCTCCCGCGCCAAGCAGATCGACAAGATCCATCTGGCCGAGGTCAAACCTTCAAGCCGGGTCAGCCCGTTCATTCGTTTCGAACAGAACAAAAAGCTGCACCGTCAGGCGGTCATTGTTGAGCGCATGGCTAAAGGTTTCGATGGCAAGCCTCTGTTCAAGGACTTCAGCTTCACCGTTGAAGCCGGCGAGCGCGTAGCAATCATCGGCCCGAACGGTATCGGTAAAACCACCCTGCTGCGCACGCTGGTCAATGAGCTGTCGCCCGATGCCGGTACGGTCAAGTGGACCGACGCTGCCGAGCTGGGCTACTACGCTCAGGATCACGCGTCTGACTTCGAAGATGAGGCCAATCTGTTTGAATGGATGGGCCGCTGGACCCAAGGTGGCGAGCAAGTAGTTCGCGGCACACTGGGCCGCATGCTGTTCTCCGCCGACGATATCCTCAAGTCGGTGAAAGTGATTTCCGGTGGTGAACAAGGTCGTATGTTGTTCGGCAAGCTGATCCTGCAAAAGCCGAACGTACTGATCATGGACGAACCGACCAACCACTTGGACATGGAATCCATCGAGGCGCTGAACCTGGCCCTGGAAAACTACCCTGGCACGCTGATCTTCGTCAGCCATGACCGTGAATTCGTATCGTCGCTGGCCACTCGCATCATCGAGCTGAGCCCAAGCGGTGTTGTCGACTTCAGCGGCACCTACGATGACTACCTGCGTAGTCAAGGCGTCGTGTTCTGA
- the lpxO gene encoding lipid A hydroxylase LpxO has product MKPIIIAVYVFSIAYVHLRGNVRHKLGRQLSDHSSFLAPVNCFLYLFSKVPSKPYLQTSDFPELQPLQDHWEEIREEALNLLRAGEIKRSEQPNDVGFNSFFKTGWKRFYLKWYGDNHPSAIELCPRTIELLNRIGTVKAAMFAELPPGSKLVRHRDPYAGSVRYHLGLQTPNDPKCYISVDGQNYHWCDGEGVMFDETFIHYAENATQQNRIILFCDVERPMKYRWAAAFNRWFSRTVLAAASSPNGADDRVGGLNRAFTKIYSLRQRGKALKRRNRTRYYLEKWAIFGGLLTLFLLI; this is encoded by the coding sequence GTGAAACCTATCATTATTGCTGTTTATGTTTTTTCGATTGCCTATGTACACTTGCGCGGCAACGTTCGGCACAAGCTGGGCCGTCAACTGAGCGACCATTCCAGCTTCCTGGCGCCGGTGAACTGCTTCCTTTACTTGTTTTCCAAGGTGCCCAGCAAACCCTACCTGCAAACGAGCGATTTCCCGGAGTTGCAGCCATTGCAGGACCATTGGGAAGAGATCAGAGAGGAAGCGCTTAACCTGTTGCGCGCTGGAGAAATCAAACGCTCCGAACAACCCAACGATGTGGGTTTCAACTCATTTTTTAAAACAGGCTGGAAGCGTTTTTACCTTAAGTGGTACGGCGATAATCATCCGTCGGCTATCGAATTGTGCCCTCGCACCATTGAGTTGCTCAACCGCATCGGCACGGTCAAGGCCGCGATGTTTGCAGAGCTTCCGCCCGGCTCGAAGCTGGTTCGCCATCGTGATCCCTATGCAGGCTCGGTGCGCTACCACTTGGGGCTGCAAACACCTAATGACCCCAAGTGCTACATCAGTGTTGATGGCCAGAACTATCATTGGTGTGACGGCGAGGGCGTAATGTTTGATGAAACCTTTATTCATTACGCCGAAAACGCCACTCAGCAAAACCGTATCATTCTGTTCTGTGATGTGGAACGGCCCATGAAGTATCGCTGGGCTGCAGCTTTTAACCGGTGGTTCAGCCGTACGGTTTTGGCTGCTGCCAGTTCGCCCAACGGCGCAGACGATAGAGTGGGTGGGCTGAACCGTGCATTTACCAAAATTTACAGCCTTCGTCAGCGTGGTAAAGCACTTAAAAGGCGCAATCGTACGCGCTACTACTTGGAAAAATGGGCGATCTTTGGTGGGTTGCTGACCTTGTTTTTATTGATTTAA
- a CDS encoding MFS transporter — MSAVQPPHLQTQSSSSMSITLQIVSIVFYTFIAFLCIGLPIAVIPGYVHDQLGFSTVIAGGTIGSQYLATLLSRPLAGRVADSIGTKRAIVYGLSGIAVSGLLTLLATLLDSMPIVSLTILIIGRVFLGVAQGLIGVGTISWCIGQVGMGHTARAISWNGIASYGAIAIGAPVGVVLVDSLGFASLGVALSIVSLLALVLIRNKPSVPVIHGERLPFWSVFGRVAPFGLSLTLASIGYGTLTTFITLFYLSRGWHGAAYCLTVFGVCFILSRLVFINAINRFGGFNAAMACMSIETLGLTLLWISPTTAVALIGAGLTGFGLSLVYPALGVEAIKQVPTASRGAGLSAYAVFFDLALAIAGPVMGGVALGLGYAWIFFVAAVLSLAGLSLTLLLSRRNGMVENGE; from the coding sequence ATGTCTGCCGTACAACCTCCGCACCTCCAGACTCAATCATCCAGCTCCATGTCGATCACTCTGCAGATCGTCTCCATCGTGTTCTATACCTTCATTGCCTTCCTATGCATCGGCCTGCCAATCGCAGTGATACCAGGTTACGTCCACGATCAATTGGGTTTCAGCACGGTCATCGCCGGGGGGACCATCGGCTCACAGTACCTGGCAACGCTGCTCAGTCGGCCCTTGGCTGGGCGTGTTGCAGACAGCATCGGCACCAAACGCGCGATTGTGTATGGTCTGTCGGGCATTGCCGTCAGTGGTCTGCTGACCTTGCTAGCGACACTGCTCGACAGCATGCCCATAGTGAGCCTGACGATACTGATCATCGGCCGTGTGTTTCTTGGCGTGGCACAAGGACTGATCGGCGTGGGCACAATCAGTTGGTGCATCGGCCAAGTCGGTATGGGGCACACTGCGCGGGCGATTTCCTGGAACGGTATTGCGTCGTACGGCGCTATCGCCATCGGCGCGCCGGTCGGTGTGGTGTTGGTCGACAGCCTGGGCTTTGCCAGCCTGGGAGTTGCCTTGTCTATTGTCTCGTTGCTGGCCTTGGTGTTGATTCGCAACAAACCGTCAGTACCCGTGATCCATGGTGAACGCCTACCCTTCTGGTCGGTGTTTGGCCGGGTGGCTCCATTCGGCCTGAGCCTGACCCTGGCCTCCATTGGCTACGGCACCCTAACCACGTTTATCACGCTGTTCTACCTAAGCCGAGGCTGGCACGGCGCGGCGTATTGTCTGACGGTCTTCGGCGTTTGTTTTATCCTCTCGCGACTGGTTTTCATCAACGCGATCAACCGATTTGGCGGTTTCAATGCCGCCATGGCCTGTATGTCCATCGAAACCCTCGGCCTGACATTGCTGTGGATCTCACCCACGACCGCAGTCGCTCTGATCGGTGCAGGGCTGACTGGTTTCGGCCTGTCGCTGGTCTACCCGGCGCTGGGTGTCGAGGCAATCAAACAGGTACCGACCGCCAGTCGGGGCGCGGGTTTGAGTGCATATGCAGTGTTCTTCGACCTGGCGCTGGCCATTGCCGGGCCGGTCATGGGCGGCGTTGCCCTGGGACTGGGTTATGCGTGGATTTTCTTCGTTGCAGCAGTGCTGTCGTTGGCAGGCCTGTCACTGACCCTACTGCTGTCTCGCCGCAATGGCATGGTGGAGAACGGAGAGTGA
- the treS gene encoding maltose alpha-D-glucosyltransferase: MAKKPRHAAFINDPLWYKDAVIYQVHVKSFFDSNNDGIGDFPGLIAKLDYIAELGVNTVWLLPFYPSPRRDDGYDIADYRGVHADYGTMADAKKFIAEAHDRGLRVITELVINHTSDQHPWFQKARAAKRGSKARDFYVWSDSDQKYDGTRIIFLDTEKSNWTWDPVAGQYFWHRFYAHQPDLNFDNPHVMDAVLQVMRYWLDMGIDGLRLDAIPYLIERDGTNNENLPETHKLLKRIRAEIDANYPDRMLLAEANQWPEDTQLYFGDTKGNDGDECHMAFHFPLMPRMYMAVAQEDRFPITDILRQTPEIPANCQWAIFLRNHDELTLEMVTDRERDYLWNYYAADRRARINLGIRRRLAPLVQRDRRRVELLNSMLLSMPGTPTLYYGDEIGMGDNIYLGDRDGVRTPMQWSIDRNGGFSRADPASLVLPPIMDPLYGYQSVNVETQNNDPHSLLNWNRRMLTVRKQQKAFGRGTLKMLSPTNRRILAYTREYTGPDGKTEIILCVANVSSAAQAAELELSPFAGMVPVEMLGGSAFPPVGQLPYLLTLPPYGFYWFLLAAENQMPSWHVEPVKSMPDFPTLVLKKRLEELLDEPLRSTMEKTSLTLYLPKRRWFAGKDKAIDQVSIIYAVRFGDAQHPVLLSEIEVTAGDHQGRYQLPFGLLAEDDISSALPQQLALARVRRGRQVGLITDAFTLETFIRAVIQGMQARTVLPCSEGELRFEHTTAMDSLGLHNESEVRYLSAEQSNSSVVVGGSLVLKMIRRVSAGTHPELEMGAYLTAAGFGYISPLLGSVVRIDKQGQSNLLMIAQGYLSNQGDAWEWTQNNLERAVRDELSYGRSEQEQHYNALLELSDFAALLGQRLGEMHQILAAPTDNPDFAAEPTGVKDSQQLGSSVVAQLERALQLLEQHAVSLEPVDQALVTELLSKRKQVMAYIQALAKRSVGGLRLRVHGDLHLGQVLVVKGDAYLIDFEGEPARSLTERRAKYSPFKDVSGVLRSFDYAAAMAVRNARSVDTSAEAATARERVAQTYLTQARQAFLDGYRRATTDLAHGWKDAKGESATLELFTLEKTAYEVVYEAEHRPSWLAVPLQGLRGLLTLSDGEL, translated from the coding sequence ATGGCAAAGAAACCCAGGCATGCAGCCTTCATCAATGACCCGCTGTGGTACAAGGACGCGGTCATTTATCAGGTTCATGTAAAGTCATTTTTTGATTCAAATAACGATGGGATCGGCGATTTCCCCGGCCTGATCGCCAAACTCGACTACATCGCCGAGCTTGGGGTCAATACTGTCTGGCTGCTGCCATTCTACCCCTCGCCACGGCGTGATGATGGCTATGACATTGCCGATTATCGAGGCGTACATGCCGATTACGGCACAATGGCCGATGCCAAGAAGTTTATCGCTGAGGCCCATGACCGTGGTCTGCGGGTGATCACTGAATTGGTCATTAATCACACCTCGGACCAGCACCCATGGTTCCAGAAAGCCCGTGCGGCCAAGCGTGGCTCCAAGGCACGGGATTTTTACGTGTGGTCGGACAGTGATCAGAAGTACGACGGCACCCGAATCATTTTTCTCGACACCGAAAAGTCCAACTGGACCTGGGACCCGGTTGCCGGCCAATACTTCTGGCACCGTTTTTATGCCCACCAGCCAGACCTCAACTTCGACAATCCGCATGTGATGGATGCGGTACTGCAAGTGATGCGCTACTGGCTGGACATGGGCATCGACGGCCTGCGCCTGGATGCGATCCCGTATCTGATCGAGCGCGACGGGACTAATAACGAAAACCTGCCCGAGACCCATAAGCTACTCAAGCGGATCCGTGCTGAAATCGACGCCAACTACCCTGACCGCATGCTGCTGGCCGAAGCCAATCAATGGCCGGAAGACACGCAGCTGTACTTCGGTGATACAAAAGGCAATGACGGCGATGAGTGCCACATGGCATTCCACTTCCCGCTGATGCCGCGTATGTACATGGCCGTGGCACAGGAAGACCGCTTTCCGATTACCGACATTCTGCGCCAGACGCCCGAAATTCCTGCGAACTGTCAGTGGGCAATTTTCCTGCGCAATCACGATGAGCTGACCCTGGAAATGGTCACTGATCGCGAGCGTGATTACTTGTGGAATTACTACGCCGCCGACCGCCGGGCCCGGATCAATCTGGGCATCCGTCGGCGTCTGGCGCCGTTGGTACAGCGTGATCGACGTCGCGTCGAGTTACTCAACAGCATGCTGCTGTCGATGCCCGGCACGCCGACGTTGTATTACGGTGACGAAATCGGCATGGGCGATAACATTTATCTGGGCGACCGCGATGGCGTGCGCACGCCGATGCAATGGTCCATTGACCGCAACGGCGGCTTTTCCCGTGCTGACCCGGCAAGCCTGGTGCTGCCGCCGATCATGGACCCGCTGTACGGGTATCAATCGGTCAATGTCGAGACCCAGAACAACGACCCGCATTCGCTGCTGAATTGGAATCGACGGATGTTGACGGTGCGTAAGCAGCAGAAAGCATTCGGCCGGGGCACCTTGAAAATGCTGTCGCCCACCAATCGGCGAATTCTGGCCTACACCCGTGAGTACACAGGGCCGGACGGCAAGACCGAAATCATTCTGTGTGTGGCTAACGTCTCCAGCGCGGCTCAGGCGGCGGAACTTGAGCTGTCGCCGTTTGCTGGCATGGTTCCGGTTGAGATGCTCGGTGGCAGCGCATTCCCACCTGTCGGCCAGCTTCCGTACCTGCTGACGTTGCCACCCTATGGCTTTTATTGGTTCCTGCTGGCGGCGGAAAACCAAATGCCGAGCTGGCATGTTGAACCAGTGAAAAGCATGCCGGACTTCCCGACCCTGGTGTTGAAAAAACGCCTCGAAGAACTACTGGACGAGCCGTTGCGCAGCACCATGGAGAAGACGTCGTTGACGCTTTATCTGCCTAAGCGCCGTTGGTTTGCGGGTAAGGACAAAGCCATCGATCAGGTGAGCATTATTTACGCAGTGCGCTTTGGCGACGCACAGCATCCGGTGTTATTGAGTGAAATTGAAGTCACTGCGGGCGATCATCAAGGTCGCTACCAACTGCCTTTCGGTCTATTGGCCGAAGATGACATCAGCAGCGCATTGCCTCAGCAGTTAGCGCTGGCTCGCGTACGGCGCGGCCGTCAAGTCGGCCTGATTACGGACGCTTTTACGCTGGAGACGTTCATTCGCGCGGTCATCCAGGGCATGCAGGCCAGGACGGTTCTGCCGTGCAGCGAAGGCGAGTTGCGCTTTGAGCACACCACAGCAATGGACAGCTTGGGGTTGCACAACGAATCCGAAGTACGTTACCTCTCGGCTGAGCAGTCGAATAGCTCCGTGGTGGTCGGTGGCAGCCTTGTCCTGAAAATGATCCGTCGTGTCAGTGCGGGCACTCACCCGGAACTGGAAATGGGCGCGTACCTGACTGCAGCCGGCTTTGGGTATATATCACCGCTGCTGGGTTCGGTCGTGCGTATCGATAAACAAGGGCAAAGCAATTTACTGATGATTGCTCAGGGTTATCTGAGCAATCAGGGTGATGCCTGGGAGTGGACCCAGAACAACCTTGAGCGGGCGGTGCGTGATGAGTTGTCCTACGGCCGTTCTGAGCAGGAACAGCATTACAACGCCTTGTTGGAACTCTCGGATTTCGCTGCCTTGTTGGGGCAACGTCTTGGCGAGATGCACCAAATACTGGCAGCGCCGACCGATAATCCGGATTTCGCCGCCGAACCCACCGGTGTCAAAGACAGTCAGCAATTGGGTAGCAGCGTGGTGGCTCAACTGGAGCGTGCCTTGCAGTTGCTCGAACAACACGCAGTCAGTCTTGAACCGGTCGACCAAGCCCTGGTCACTGAGCTGCTGAGCAAGCGCAAGCAGGTGATGGCTTACATTCAGGCGCTGGCAAAACGTTCTGTGGGCGGCCTGCGTCTGCGCGTGCACGGTGATTTACACTTGGGGCAGGTACTGGTGGTAAAAGGTGATGCCTATTTGATTGACTTTGAGGGCGAACCCGCGCGTTCATTGACTGAGCGCCGAGCCAAATACAGTCCGTTCAAGGATGTCAGTGGTGTGTTGCGGTCATTCGATTACGCGGCGGCCATGGCGGTGCGCAATGCGCGAAGCGTGGACACCTCGGCTGAAGCCGCGACCGCTCGAGAACGCGTGGCGCAAACCTATTTGACCCAGGCTCGTCAGGCCTTTCTCGACGGTTATCGCCGGGCGACCACTGACCTGGCCCACGGCTGGAAAGATGCGAAGGGCGAAAGCGCCACGCTGGAATTATTTACCCTGGAAAAAACTGCCTATGAAGTTGTCTACGAAGCCGAGCACCGCCCCAGCTGGTTGGCCGTACCTTTGCAAGGCTTACGTGGGCTGCTGACCTTGTCTGATGGAGAATTATAA